Proteins encoded together in one Microplitis mediator isolate UGA2020A chromosome 7, iyMicMedi2.1, whole genome shotgun sequence window:
- the LOC130671037 gene encoding mitotic spindle assembly checkpoint protein MAD1 isoform X1 produces MNEEDPTAVIKMLNDLKSTTENYRRNSGVSLRLSGAGFTTPLSTNTLDSGDRLRVTSNFTSTSSNPGLLLSEANASSSTVLSHDDEQTPPKRKRTNDMRESLGNNPGEAVPGSPWEWRRLRAEVVSLRTRLSHQEGTVQQLHKLRNQLEEVFQKEKNMLEMQAELDKQTIKQLEWRIESVRKTAQEAREAQTNAENELFQVKIELEQKITNLMEENSKLVEHSKHNNENETNLQSSVPSPKAQSETSETQVKLEMAEKRITELEEKLRDNLVLQKEFELQKLELQNSKIKIDKLESERSLWEEGKSLLARAARANELEKELQASREIINAMRESVKGKLLLEEQMSNMMQRLEHTEKVEHQVASLEVRCSELMGKLKEYESIGIGIDPVSLKKEINRLQHAEAILTSEEGQLRSRVDSMQREIYNLQRKYEDSKKLANESAVSVDRLNKLVSRLQKKMLLVTRERDSYRQQLDLYEKEMTVDTNNVVNERIPALERALEGYRDLVSKLEADLDNVDSMTTRGECQRLREEVDKLKGELEHRALKGDFNCNAQILHFKMNPAAIASQQAEEKMKAILQEVEELRTRVQLGNTETPIGASSVQAQEIAELKQSHEIKIARLKDVFKASSHEYRQACYQLFGWRVDRTKEGRYKLSSQYAESPDDFLYFQVGEGVDLLETPFSATLEHFIERHLKTQHSVPMFLNAVQAELFSQQTATNVIT; encoded by the exons atgAATGAAGAGGATCCAACAGCAGTAATAAAAATGCTCAATGATTTGAAATCAACAACTGAAAATTATCGTCGTAACAGTGGAGTTTCTCTCCGTCTTTCTGGAGCTGGATTCACAACTCCGTTATCGACGAATACTTTAGATTCTGGTGATAGATTAAGAGTAACTTCTAATTTTACATCAACCAGTAGTAATCCAGGATTACTTTTATCTGAAGCTAATGCTTCTTCTTCAACAGTATTATCCCATGATGATGAACAAACTCCACCAAAACGTAAACGAACGAATGACATGAGAGAATCACTTGGTAATAATCCTGGTGAAGCTGTACCTGGAAGCCCTTGGGAATGGAGACGACTTCGAGCagaa GTCGTTTCACTTCGGACACGACTGTCGCATCAAGAGGGTACAGTTCAACAATTACATAAATTGAGGAATCAACTAGAAGAGGTTTttcaaaaagaaaagaatatGTTGGAGATGCAAGCGGAATTAGATAAACAGACTATTAAACAATTAGAATGGCGGATTGAGTCTGTCAGAAAAACTGCTCAAGAGGCTCGTGAGGCTCAGACTAATGCTGAAAATGAACTGTTCCAg gTGAAAATAGAACTGGAACAAAAGATAACTAATTTAATGGAAGAGAATTCTAAATTAGTAGAACATTCAAAACATAACaatgaaaatgaaacaaaTTTACAGTCATCAGTACCATCACCTAAAGCTCAATCTGAAACATCAGAAACACAAGTAAAATTAGAGATGGCTGAAAAAAGAATAACTGAATTAGAAGAAAAATTACGTGATAATTTGGTGTTGCAAAAAGAATTTGAATTACAAAAACTAGAACttcaaaatagtaaaataaaaatagacaaATTAGAGTCTGAACGATCATTGTGGGAAGAAGGTAAATCATTACTTGCTCGAGCTGCAAGAGCTAATGAATTAGAAAAAGAATTACAAGCATCTagagaaataataaatgcaATGCGGGAATCAGTAAAAGGTAAATTACTTCTTGAAGAACAAATGTCAAATATGATGCAACGACTAGAACATACTGAAAAAGTTGAACACCAAGTAGCGAGTCTGGAAGTCAGGTGTAGCGAACTGATGGGAAAATTGAAAGAATATGAATCAATTGGAATTGGAATTGATCCAgtgtcattaaaaaaagaaatcaataGGTTGCAGCATGCGGAAGCTATACTGACATCTGAAGAGGGTCAGTTGCGTTCTCGAGTTGATTCCATGCAAcgtgaaatttataatttgcaGCGAAAATATGaggattcgaaaaaattagctAACGAATCAGCCGTGTCAGTTGATAGATTGAATAAGCTTGTCAGTagattacagaaaaaaatgctgTTAGTTACACGTGAGAGGGATAGTTATAGACAGCAGTtggatttatatgaaaaagaaATGACAGTTGATACTAATAATGTTGTGAATGAACGTATTCCCGCATTGGAACGGGCTTTAGAAGGCTACAG GGACTTAGTGTCAAAACTAGAAGCTGATTTAGACAACGTTGATTCCATGACAACACGAGGAGAGTGTCAAAGATTACGAGAAGAAGTTGATAAGCTCAAAGGTGAACTAGAGCATCGAGCTCTCAAAGGAGATTTCAATTGCAATGCACAGATCttacattttaaaatgaaCCCAGCAGCCATTGCAAGTCAACAAGCTGAAGAAAAAATGAAGGCGATTTTACAAGAGGTTGAGGAACTGCGAACAAGAGTTCAGTTAGGAAATACTGAAACACCTATCGGCGCTTCTTCAGTGCAAGCTCAAG AAATAGCTGAGCTTAAACAAAGTCATGAAATTAAAATCGCAAGACTAAAGGATGTATTTAAAGCATCATCTCACGAATATCGACAGGCGTGTTATCAATTATTCGGTTGGCGAGTTGACCGAACGAAAGAAGGCCGATACAAACTATCGAGTCAATATGCCGAGTCACCAGatgattttttgtatttccAAGTTGGAGAAGGTGTAGATCTACTCGAGACTCCATTCTCAGCAACTCTCGAACACTTTATTGAACGTCATTTAAAAACACAGCACAGTGTACCCATGTTCCTAAATGCCGTTCAAGCTGAACTTTTCTCTCAACAGACCGCAACCAACGTGATAAcataa
- the LOC130671037 gene encoding mitotic spindle assembly checkpoint protein MAD1 isoform X2 encodes MRESLGNNPGEAVPGSPWEWRRLRAEVVSLRTRLSHQEGTVQQLHKLRNQLEEVFQKEKNMLEMQAELDKQTIKQLEWRIESVRKTAQEAREAQTNAENELFQVKIELEQKITNLMEENSKLVEHSKHNNENETNLQSSVPSPKAQSETSETQVKLEMAEKRITELEEKLRDNLVLQKEFELQKLELQNSKIKIDKLESERSLWEEGKSLLARAARANELEKELQASREIINAMRESVKGKLLLEEQMSNMMQRLEHTEKVEHQVASLEVRCSELMGKLKEYESIGIGIDPVSLKKEINRLQHAEAILTSEEGQLRSRVDSMQREIYNLQRKYEDSKKLANESAVSVDRLNKLVSRLQKKMLLVTRERDSYRQQLDLYEKEMTVDTNNVVNERIPALERALEGYRDLVSKLEADLDNVDSMTTRGECQRLREEVDKLKGELEHRALKGDFNCNAQILHFKMNPAAIASQQAEEKMKAILQEVEELRTRVQLGNTETPIGASSVQAQEIAELKQSHEIKIARLKDVFKASSHEYRQACYQLFGWRVDRTKEGRYKLSSQYAESPDDFLYFQVGEGVDLLETPFSATLEHFIERHLKTQHSVPMFLNAVQAELFSQQTATNVIT; translated from the exons ATGAGAGAATCACTTGGTAATAATCCTGGTGAAGCTGTACCTGGAAGCCCTTGGGAATGGAGACGACTTCGAGCagaa GTCGTTTCACTTCGGACACGACTGTCGCATCAAGAGGGTACAGTTCAACAATTACATAAATTGAGGAATCAACTAGAAGAGGTTTttcaaaaagaaaagaatatGTTGGAGATGCAAGCGGAATTAGATAAACAGACTATTAAACAATTAGAATGGCGGATTGAGTCTGTCAGAAAAACTGCTCAAGAGGCTCGTGAGGCTCAGACTAATGCTGAAAATGAACTGTTCCAg gTGAAAATAGAACTGGAACAAAAGATAACTAATTTAATGGAAGAGAATTCTAAATTAGTAGAACATTCAAAACATAACaatgaaaatgaaacaaaTTTACAGTCATCAGTACCATCACCTAAAGCTCAATCTGAAACATCAGAAACACAAGTAAAATTAGAGATGGCTGAAAAAAGAATAACTGAATTAGAAGAAAAATTACGTGATAATTTGGTGTTGCAAAAAGAATTTGAATTACAAAAACTAGAACttcaaaatagtaaaataaaaatagacaaATTAGAGTCTGAACGATCATTGTGGGAAGAAGGTAAATCATTACTTGCTCGAGCTGCAAGAGCTAATGAATTAGAAAAAGAATTACAAGCATCTagagaaataataaatgcaATGCGGGAATCAGTAAAAGGTAAATTACTTCTTGAAGAACAAATGTCAAATATGATGCAACGACTAGAACATACTGAAAAAGTTGAACACCAAGTAGCGAGTCTGGAAGTCAGGTGTAGCGAACTGATGGGAAAATTGAAAGAATATGAATCAATTGGAATTGGAATTGATCCAgtgtcattaaaaaaagaaatcaataGGTTGCAGCATGCGGAAGCTATACTGACATCTGAAGAGGGTCAGTTGCGTTCTCGAGTTGATTCCATGCAAcgtgaaatttataatttgcaGCGAAAATATGaggattcgaaaaaattagctAACGAATCAGCCGTGTCAGTTGATAGATTGAATAAGCTTGTCAGTagattacagaaaaaaatgctgTTAGTTACACGTGAGAGGGATAGTTATAGACAGCAGTtggatttatatgaaaaagaaATGACAGTTGATACTAATAATGTTGTGAATGAACGTATTCCCGCATTGGAACGGGCTTTAGAAGGCTACAG GGACTTAGTGTCAAAACTAGAAGCTGATTTAGACAACGTTGATTCCATGACAACACGAGGAGAGTGTCAAAGATTACGAGAAGAAGTTGATAAGCTCAAAGGTGAACTAGAGCATCGAGCTCTCAAAGGAGATTTCAATTGCAATGCACAGATCttacattttaaaatgaaCCCAGCAGCCATTGCAAGTCAACAAGCTGAAGAAAAAATGAAGGCGATTTTACAAGAGGTTGAGGAACTGCGAACAAGAGTTCAGTTAGGAAATACTGAAACACCTATCGGCGCTTCTTCAGTGCAAGCTCAAG AAATAGCTGAGCTTAAACAAAGTCATGAAATTAAAATCGCAAGACTAAAGGATGTATTTAAAGCATCATCTCACGAATATCGACAGGCGTGTTATCAATTATTCGGTTGGCGAGTTGACCGAACGAAAGAAGGCCGATACAAACTATCGAGTCAATATGCCGAGTCACCAGatgattttttgtatttccAAGTTGGAGAAGGTGTAGATCTACTCGAGACTCCATTCTCAGCAACTCTCGAACACTTTATTGAACGTCATTTAAAAACACAGCACAGTGTACCCATGTTCCTAAATGCCGTTCAAGCTGAACTTTTCTCTCAACAGACCGCAACCAACGTGATAAcataa
- the LOC130671043 gene encoding ER membrane protein complex subunit 10, with protein sequence MNFVYKGFILLFSLFPFIIGSELDYDGWLQIRLYHALNDNPVAHFTERGNITVSSIRNGVSSIAQAGLDPSQLTAMKTLANNGNKYRLKAVIRTSSGSETTFLTSVPACHLFGTELEDILTVWLDIAGEPISVSQVSPGPCMLNLPTTKMWTTSVQIRSPDAGPAPDTASYITKIENEKAARERGETKDNRSFLAKYWMYIVPALIFVVLTSAANPDAAAGGGGGGGQRQ encoded by the exons atgaattttgtatataaagggttcattttattatttagtctTTTTCCATTTATAATAGGg aGTGAATTAGATTACGATGGCTGGTTGCAAATACGTTTATATCATGCCTTGAATGATAATCCAGTAGCTCACTTTACGGAGCGAGGAAACATAACAGTTTCTAGTATTCGAAATGGAGTTTCTAGCATAGCTCAGGCTGGTTTAGATCCATCGCAATTAACGGCGATGAAAACTCTGGCAAATAATGGAAACAAATATCGATTAAAAGCAGTTATTCGCACATCCTCGGGATCTGAAACGACTTTTTTAACATCTGTACCCGCa tGTCATCTGTTCGGAACTGAgcttgaagatattttaacaGTATGGTTGGATATAGCAGGAGAACCAATATCGGTATCTCAAGTTTCTCCGGGTCCATGTATGTTAAATTTACCAACAACAAAGATGTGGACAACTAGCGTACAAATACGATCTCCTGATGCAGGTCCAGCTCCTGATACAGCTTCATACATTACgaaaatagaaaatgaaaAGGCAGCAAGAGAAAGAGGCGAGACCAAAGACAATCGATCATTCCTTGctaaatat tggATGTATATCGTTCCTGCATTAATCTTCGTAGTCTTAACATCTGCAGCTAACCCTGACGCCGCAGCAGGAGGTGGAGGCGGCGGTGGTCAaagacaataa
- the LOC130671038 gene encoding Bardet-Biedl syndrome 2 protein homolog — protein MAAFTLNLDRKILPTLVTCGKFDGSHACLAVATSSGNVLIHSPHRQLPTVINETPEDSLEKRLKWNGELAELQIGKQVLSLCTGRLTEDERDILLIGTLTHILAYQVEENADLFYKNIPDGVYSITVGKLSWLSNQVTIIGSNCSITILDGEGNEIFWTIMGDIVRSLAIFDFDGDGESELLTGTEDCEIKVFKGDIILWEIKETAAVTALLALPGRQFAYVVDNGTVGIYESGQRLWRIKSKHKVVSIRSFDVNGDGKLELVTGWSSGKMDARSCVTGDVTFRIQLNAAVAGIVEADYRRTGRPDLVIVSIVGEVRGYGAGLMISTPEPGELIRKFIAKKQALLMEHRQRGANFQNYLGSKLAVNMFPGKGAVRLALAAGPGLFIYCVIVFAEGVFEGETMVVHPTRPEEELEIELKPDENMTVDIHVKVCVGTANADLYQVFEIVRQLPQFCMYEVISWPENLSEEFKNCGVVFEISERLKRIALWLNQSFLLTNEFDVPDEGPTAGFIEFWLRGMRDSYIHCIRASASGKASLQTEDMNFAGDVIQSLATYLGIQELGSEARFPIEEIKLCKALERVKGLREVDARLQADAAGDSTLLKNLVIRLEDARILNDVEGMKKRVLQLKNVNSDLMRENEIRTNSSRELASTLRELNVGVRKASRLRVGRASTNTISRCRTAIQDENPKALIQALQNG, from the exons ATGGCAGCATTTACATTAAAtcttgatagaaaaattttaccaaCTCTTGTAACTTGTGGTAAATTTGATGGCTCTCATGCTTGTCTTGCAGTTGCTACATCCTCAGGTAATGTTCTTATCCATAGTCCACATCGACAACTACCGACAGTTATAAATGAAACTCCAGAAGATAGCTTAGAAAAACGATTAAAATGGAATGGAGAACTTGCAGAGCTTCAAATTGGCAAACAA gTATTATCTCTGTGTACTGGTCGTCTTACAGAAGACGAAAGAGATATTCTTTTGATTGGAACTCTTACTCATATTCTTGCTTATCAAGTGGAAGAAAATGCTgatcttttttataaaaat ATTCCAGACGGGGTGTATTCTATTACCGTTGGTAAACTCAGCTGGTTATCAAATCAAGTAACAATAATTGGTAGTAATTGTTCCATTACTATCCTCGATGGGGaaggaaatgaaattttctggACAATTATGGGTGATATCGTTAGATCATTAGCGATATTTGACTTTGATGGTGACGGCGAATCtgag ttattaACAGGAACTGAAGATTGTGaaataaaagtattcaaaggagatattattttatgggAAATTAAAGAAACTGCAGCAGTAACAGCTCTTTTAGCTTTGCCTGGACGGCAATTTGCTTACGTAGTTGACAATGGAACTGTTGGTATTTACGAAAGTGGCCAAAGACTGTGGAgaattaaa TCAAAACATAAAGTTGTGTCAATAAGAAGCTTTGATGTTAATGGTGATGGTAAATTAGAACTTGTAACTGGTTGGAGTTCTGGAAAAATGGATGCAAGGTCTTGTGTTACTGGTGATGTTACATTTAGAATACAATTGAATGCTGCAGTTGCTGGAATAGTCGAAGCTGACTATCGTCGAACTGGACGACCAGATTTAGTGATAGTTTCCATTGTAGGAGAAg TCCGGGGATATGGAGCTGGGCTGATGATAAGTACACCGGAACCAGGggaattaattagaaaatttatagcaAAAAAACAAGCGCTATTAATGGAACATCGTCAACGAGGagcgaattttcaaaattatcttgGATCTAAATTAGCCGTGAATATGTTTCCTGGTAAAGGAGCTGTTAGGCTTGCGCTAGCTGCTGGTCCTgggttatttatttactgcgTAATTGTATTTGCTGAGGGTGTTTTTGAAGGTGAAACGATGGTTGTGCATCCAACTCGACCGGAAGAAGAATTAGAAATTGAATTAAAGCCAGATGAAAATATGACTGTTGATATCCATGTTAAAGTTTGTGTTGGAACTGCAAATGCCGATTTGTATcag gttTTTGAAATCGTGCGACAATTGCCACAATTTTGTATGTATGAAGTAATATCATGGCCGGAAAATTTGTCTGAAGAGTTTAAAAACTGTGGCGTAGTGTTTGAg ATTTCCGAGAGACTAAAACGAATTGCTTTGTGGCTGAACCAAAGTTTTTTACTCACTAACGAATTCGACGTGCCAGACGAAGGTCCTACTGCAggatttattgaattttgGCTACGAGGAATGAGAGATAGTTATATTCATTGCATTCGAGCTAGTGCATCAGGAAAAGCTAGTCTTCAAACGGAAGATATGAATTTTGCTGGTGATGTCATTCAATCCTTGGCTACTTACTTGGGTATTCAAGAACTTGGATCTGAAGCAAGATTTCCAATTGAAGAAATCAAGTTATGTAAAGCTCTAGAACGTGTCAAAG GTTTACGTGAAGTTGATGCCAGGCTTCAAGCCGATGCAGCAGGAGATTCGACTTTACTGAAAAATCTTGTAATCCGATTAGAAGATGCTAGAATTTTGAATGATGTTGAAGGTATGAAGAAGCGGGTTTTACaattgaaaaatgttaatagtGATCTTATGAGAGAGAATGAGATTCGAACGAATAGTAGCCGAGAGCTTGCATCAACGTTAAGGGAATTAAATGTAGGAGTTCGAAAGGCTTCAAGACTCCGAG tGGGTCGTGCTTCAACAAATACAATTTCTAGATGTAGAACGGCCATCCAAGATGAAAATCCTAAAGCTCTGATACAAGCATTACAAAATGGATAG
- the LOC130671042 gene encoding actin-related protein 6 isoform X1, whose amino-acid sequence MKIYFYYHLTLDGNLITQKSERIIPNCIMKAKSERRRPFVGNQIEDCRDASGLFYMLPFQKGYLVNWDIQKTVWDYIFSKECCSVNLNQTSVIITEPLFNFAPIQEATTEIFFEEYECQSLVQINATTLSNVNYKTSNPECKACLVVDTGYSFTHIVPYINGVKYKEGIRRIDVGGKLLTNHLKEIISYRQLHVMDETYVINQAKEDSCFVSQDFFKDMELAKCKLENNSIVKDYVLPDYTTLRRGFLRDPEPQGEQQTLRLNNERFAIPEILFNPSDVGIRQMGIPEAIMDSVKACDEETWPSLLLNIVLTGGNAKFPGFRDRIYKDLRSLAPDEFNINVTLPEKPETYAWEGGKALSKKSTFNSMLVTRDEYEENGPALCCEKFNL is encoded by the exons atgaaaatttatttttattatcatctcACTCTAGATGGTAATCTCATTACTCAGAAAAGCGAAAG GATAATTCCCAATTGCATCATGAAAGCTAAAAGTGAACGTCGTAGACCATTTGTTGGCAATCAAATAGAAGATTGTCGTGACGCATCAGGACTTTTTTACATGCTCCCATTTCAAAAAGGATACCTCGTTAATTGGGACATTCAAAAAACAGTATGGGATTACATATTTTCAAAAGAATGTTGTTcagttaatttaaatcaaactTCTGTGATAATAACTGAGCCATTATTCAATTTCGCGCCTATCCAAGAAGCGacaactgaaatttttttcgaagaaTACGAGTGTCAGAGTCTCGTACAAATAAATGCAACAACTTTGTCTAATGTCAATTACAAAACATCTAATCCAGAATGCAAAGCTTGTCTAGTTGTAGACACGGGTTACAGTTTTACTCATATCGTTCCTTATATTAATGGAGTTAAATATAAAGAAGGCATACGACGAATTGACGTTGGTGGAAAATTGTTGACAAatcatttaaaagaaattatttcttatcGGCAATTACATGTAATGGATGAAACTTATGTTATCAATCAGGCTAAAGAGGACTCTTGTTTTGTGTcacaagatttttttaaagacatgGAATTGGCTAAATgtaaattagaaaataattctattgTTAAAGATTACGTTCTTCCGGATTACACGACACTCAGACGAGGGTTTCTTCGAGATCCAGAACCACAAGGCGAACAACAAACGCTTCgattaaataatgaaagatTTGCTATtccagaaattttatttaacccaTCAGATGTTGGAATTCGTCAGATGGGAATCCCCGAAGCTATTATGGATTCTGTAAAAGCGTGTGATGAAGAAACTTGgccatcattattattaaatatcgtGTTGACTGGCGGCAATGCTAAATTTCCAGGATTTCgtgatagaatttataaagatCTTCGCTCTTTAGCTCCCGAtgaatttaatatcaatgtaaCTCTACCAGAAAA acctGAGACTTACGCTTGGGAAGGAGGAAAAGCGCTTTCTAAAAAATCGACATTTAATTCTATGCTGGTAACACGGGACGAGTATGAAGAGAATGGGCCGGCTCTGTgttgtgaaaaatttaatttataa
- the LOC130671042 gene encoding actin-related protein 6 isoform X2, whose amino-acid sequence MTFVIDNGAYTAKVGFSTDSPMIIPNCIMKAKSERRRPFVGNQIEDCRDASGLFYMLPFQKGYLVNWDIQKTVWDYIFSKECCSVNLNQTSVIITEPLFNFAPIQEATTEIFFEEYECQSLVQINATTLSNVNYKTSNPECKACLVVDTGYSFTHIVPYINGVKYKEGIRRIDVGGKLLTNHLKEIISYRQLHVMDETYVINQAKEDSCFVSQDFFKDMELAKCKLENNSIVKDYVLPDYTTLRRGFLRDPEPQGEQQTLRLNNERFAIPEILFNPSDVGIRQMGIPEAIMDSVKACDEETWPSLLLNIVLTGGNAKFPGFRDRIYKDLRSLAPDEFNINVTLPEKPETYAWEGGKALSKKSTFNSMLVTRDEYEENGPALCCEKFNL is encoded by the exons atgaCGTTTGTTATCGATAATGGTGCTTACACTGCAAAAGTTGGGTTTTCCACTGATTCTCCCAT GATAATTCCCAATTGCATCATGAAAGCTAAAAGTGAACGTCGTAGACCATTTGTTGGCAATCAAATAGAAGATTGTCGTGACGCATCAGGACTTTTTTACATGCTCCCATTTCAAAAAGGATACCTCGTTAATTGGGACATTCAAAAAACAGTATGGGATTACATATTTTCAAAAGAATGTTGTTcagttaatttaaatcaaactTCTGTGATAATAACTGAGCCATTATTCAATTTCGCGCCTATCCAAGAAGCGacaactgaaatttttttcgaagaaTACGAGTGTCAGAGTCTCGTACAAATAAATGCAACAACTTTGTCTAATGTCAATTACAAAACATCTAATCCAGAATGCAAAGCTTGTCTAGTTGTAGACACGGGTTACAGTTTTACTCATATCGTTCCTTATATTAATGGAGTTAAATATAAAGAAGGCATACGACGAATTGACGTTGGTGGAAAATTGTTGACAAatcatttaaaagaaattatttcttatcGGCAATTACATGTAATGGATGAAACTTATGTTATCAATCAGGCTAAAGAGGACTCTTGTTTTGTGTcacaagatttttttaaagacatgGAATTGGCTAAATgtaaattagaaaataattctattgTTAAAGATTACGTTCTTCCGGATTACACGACACTCAGACGAGGGTTTCTTCGAGATCCAGAACCACAAGGCGAACAACAAACGCTTCgattaaataatgaaagatTTGCTATtccagaaattttatttaacccaTCAGATGTTGGAATTCGTCAGATGGGAATCCCCGAAGCTATTATGGATTCTGTAAAAGCGTGTGATGAAGAAACTTGgccatcattattattaaatatcgtGTTGACTGGCGGCAATGCTAAATTTCCAGGATTTCgtgatagaatttataaagatCTTCGCTCTTTAGCTCCCGAtgaatttaatatcaatgtaaCTCTACCAGAAAA acctGAGACTTACGCTTGGGAAGGAGGAAAAGCGCTTTCTAAAAAATCGACATTTAATTCTATGCTGGTAACACGGGACGAGTATGAAGAGAATGGGCCGGCTCTGTgttgtgaaaaatttaatttataa